Proteins encoded within one genomic window of bacterium:
- the murJ gene encoding murein biosynthesis integral membrane protein MurJ: protein MADITRGVRAFTFGTAVSRVLGLARESVRAFLYGAGRATDAYLAAFRILDLLRDLFAESTLSAAIVPILTAQKQKSITEQNKLASNIFNILFIFVGIITLAGIFLSPYITRVIAFGFVNIPGKLELTSQLTAVMFPFLLFIALAAWAMSYLNTENEFLIPSLAPAAFNLFSIVTTIVLYAYLARRGIDPIFALAIGALVGGLMQFFIQVPMLFKKGFHYYFYVNLKDKEFLKVLAIFIPVAIGLAGSRINVAVDVIMVSFLEERSMTWLDYAFRVMHLPLGLFGIAVGTVALPALSQFVLEKKFPELREATFDALKLVLFLTISTSVIIAFLSYPIIKIIYERGKFTGFDTRATTQALILYMIGVPFMSGIRNLAAVFYAFKDSKTPMYASFASIGVHIALNLVLMWFIGFRSFPLTTSVAALANLVILFYYLPRKIGQFDIKPILKYSGLLTISSGIAGVCGLIFIKLAFPTIKATLITQVIAILLAGSVSLLVFYIVCRLLGVNEVKDYVKRMVKR, encoded by the coding sequence ATGGCCGATATTACCCGGGGCGTCAGGGCTTTCACGTTCGGTACAGCGGTCAGCCGGGTCCTTGGCTTGGCAAGGGAATCAGTCCGGGCGTTCCTCTACGGTGCTGGACGCGCCACCGATGCTTATCTCGCTGCATTTCGCATCCTCGACCTGCTGCGGGATCTTTTCGCTGAATCCACTCTCTCGGCAGCCATCGTTCCGATTCTCACCGCGCAGAAACAAAAAAGCATAACCGAACAGAACAAACTCGCCAGCAACATATTCAATATCCTGTTTATTTTCGTAGGTATCATAACGCTAGCCGGTATTTTTCTTTCGCCGTACATCACCCGCGTAATCGCCTTCGGTTTCGTGAACATCCCGGGCAAACTCGAACTAACCAGTCAGCTGACCGCGGTTATGTTCCCGTTCCTGCTGTTCATCGCCCTGGCGGCATGGGCAATGAGCTATTTGAACACTGAAAACGAGTTCCTTATACCGTCGCTGGCGCCTGCCGCGTTCAACCTGTTTTCCATCGTTACGACGATCGTTCTGTATGCATACCTGGCACGGCGTGGCATCGACCCGATCTTTGCTCTCGCTATCGGCGCTCTGGTCGGTGGCTTAATGCAGTTCTTTATCCAGGTCCCCATGTTGTTTAAAAAAGGTTTCCATTATTATTTTTATGTGAATCTCAAGGATAAGGAATTTTTGAAAGTACTGGCGATCTTCATACCCGTGGCGATCGGACTTGCCGGTTCGAGGATCAATGTCGCGGTGGATGTCATTATGGTATCGTTTCTGGAGGAACGCAGCATGACCTGGCTTGATTACGCCTTCAGGGTCATGCACCTCCCCCTGGGCTTGTTCGGAATCGCAGTCGGCACCGTGGCGCTGCCGGCGCTTTCGCAGTTCGTCCTTGAGAAGAAATTCCCTGAACTGCGCGAGGCAACATTCGATGCTCTGAAACTGGTGCTGTTCCTGACCATATCGACGTCCGTTATCATCGCGTTCCTTTCCTATCCGATCATAAAGATCATATATGAAAGAGGAAAATTCACCGGGTTTGACACTCGGGCGACAACACAGGCGCTTATACTTTACATGATCGGCGTACCGTTCATGTCCGGCATACGCAATCTCGCTGCCGTGTTTTATGCGTTCAAGGATTCAAAAACACCTATGTACGCAAGCTTCGCCTCGATCGGAGTCCACATCGCGCTCAACCTTGTACTTATGTGGTTCATTGGTTTTCGTTCTTTTCCTTTAACCACCTCGGTAGCTGCGCTTGCCAACCTGGTTATTCTATTTTACTACCTGCCCCGTAAGATCGGACAATTCGACATAAAACCTATCCTGAAGTACTCAGGTCTATTGACGATATCTTCTGGGATCGCCGGGGTCTGCGGTTTGATCTTTATAAAATTGGCTTTTCCTACCATAAAAGCTACATTGATCACCCAGGTTATTGCGATCTTATTGGCAGGTTCTGTAAGTCTGCTTGTTTTCTATATTGTCTGCCGTTTACTTGGTGTCAACGAAGTGAAAGATTATGTGAAACGCATGGTGAAGCGCTAG